One genomic segment of Ehrlichia chaffeensis str. Arkansas includes these proteins:
- a CDS encoding bifunctional riboflavin kinase/FAD synthetase: protein MKIIYGYPNQKGNVNSVLAFGNFDGIHLGHQSIINAIKNISVREKITSVVITFSPHPAEYLRNKQNFLLLDLEQKIELLQSYGIDYLYIIDFNESFAQLSPDAFIKDVLVNSCRIKYIVVGHSCFFGHKCLGNIDLLYSYANIYDYEIVRIDPIFINDKLCSSSLIREYLSEGKVDLASKILGRPYQINGKVIKGLARGRVIGFPTVNVDIKHILVPRVGVYSACIKIDDNNVWLNGIVNIGFRPTFNDLSFPILEMHIFDFDSDIYNQHVAIQLLDFIRPERKFSSIEQLKQQINEDIIQVKKSLKYIGSKDDEVV, encoded by the coding sequence ATGAAAATAATATATGGTTATCCTAACCAAAAAGGTAATGTAAATAGTGTTCTTGCTTTTGGGAATTTTGATGGAATACATTTAGGACATCAGTCTATAATTAATGCAATAAAAAATATTTCAGTTAGAGAAAAGATAACATCTGTGGTTATTACATTTTCTCCACATCCTGCTGAGTATTTGCGTAATAAACAAAATTTTTTGTTATTAGATCTTGAGCAAAAGATAGAATTGTTGCAAAGCTATGGTATAGATTATCTATATATTATTGATTTTAATGAAAGTTTTGCACAGCTTTCTCCGGATGCTTTTATAAAGGATGTATTAGTAAATAGTTGTAGAATAAAATATATTGTAGTAGGACATAGTTGTTTTTTTGGACATAAATGTTTAGGTAACATAGATTTGTTATATTCTTATGCAAATATTTATGATTATGAAATTGTAAGAATAGATCCTATTTTTATAAATGATAAATTATGCTCTTCTTCATTGATTAGAGAGTATTTGTCTGAAGGAAAAGTAGACTTAGCAAGTAAGATTTTGGGTAGACCGTATCAAATTAATGGCAAAGTGATAAAAGGATTGGCTAGGGGCCGCGTTATTGGTTTTCCTACAGTTAATGTTGATATTAAACATATATTAGTGCCTAGAGTTGGGGTGTATTCTGCATGTATAAAAATAGATGATAATAATGTGTGGTTAAATGGGATAGTTAATATTGGATTTAGACCTACATTTAATGATTTAAGTTTTCCTATATTGGAAATGCATATTTTTGATTTTGATAGTGATATATATAATCAGCATGTAGCTATTCAGTTATTGGACTTCATACGTCCTGAACGTAAATTTAGTAGTATTGAGCAGTTAAAACAGCAGATTAACGAGGATATTATTCAAGTAAAGAAAAGTTTAAAGTATATTGGGAGCAAAGATGACGAAGTAGTGTAA
- the grxC gene encoding glutaredoxin 3, with amino-acid sequence MIKVKIYTKDFCPYCTKAKALFNKKNIPFEEIDITGNNSLLEQMIQQSNGMKTVPQIFINDQHIGGCDDLYKLYESGKLEL; translated from the coding sequence GTGATAAAAGTGAAAATATATACTAAAGACTTCTGCCCTTATTGTACTAAAGCAAAGGCTTTATTCAACAAAAAAAACATTCCTTTTGAAGAAATTGACATTACAGGCAACAATTCTTTGCTAGAACAAATGATACAACAATCAAACGGCATGAAGACTGTACCCCAAATATTTATTAATGATCAACATATAGGTGGCTGTGATGATTTATATAAACTGTATGAGTCAGGTAAACTAGAATTATAG